The Malus domestica chromosome 13, GDT2T_hap1 genome includes a window with the following:
- the LOC139190944 gene encoding uncharacterized protein has translation MTAAPNLHSGPRLPIVPWSFLGSDPDAATEKPSPSKQSFAQFLKQPVVSLSQLPSPCEKGGYISVKISEDAFSKGLDCCKQSLIGRVLLPKGSTPFQMVLRNKLETIWGFKAWCLIPLGKEFPNGPQISHPPNRSRPMRKFGFVYMIWDWNIGNLKPNGNRSRSWVPIQLDRVIAFMNFGLYARILVDIDLSKKPPTSLMVERDSQEVLFGEIIYEKLPNFCSICGNIGHLLATCCVAARDIKCGHVVEMESA, from the exons ATGACGGCTGCGCCAAATCTCCACTCTGGTCCTCGTTTGCCTATTGTTCCTTGGAGTTTTTTAGGCAGCGATCCTGATGCTGCCACTGAGAAACCCTCTCCTTCCAAGCAATCGTTTGCCCAGTTTCTCAAACAACCTGTGGTTTCTTTATCTCAACTCCCCAGTCCATGTGAAAAAGGTGGTTATATATCAGTAAAGATTTCTGAAGATGCTTTTTCCAAGGGCTTGGATTGTTGCAAACAATCTTTGATTGGTCGTGTGCTTTTACCTAAGGGTTCTACACCATTTCAAATGGTTCTTAGAAATAAGCTTGAGACCATATGGGGTTTTAAGGCTTGGTGTTTAATCCCTTTGGGGAAAG AATTTCCCAATGGTCCCCAAATATCTCACCCTCCAAACAGAAGTCGACCCATGCGCAAGTTTGGATTCGTCTATATGATTTGGGATTGGAATATTGGGAACCTCAAACCTAATGGAAATCGCTCAAGGAGTTGGGTACCAATCCAATTGGACAGGGTGATAGCTTTTATGAATTTTGGTTTGTATGCTAGAATATTAGTGGATATTGACCTTTCTAAAAAGCCTCCCACTTCACTTATGGTTGAACGTGATAGTCAAGAGGTTTTATTTGGGGaaataatatatgaaaaacttcCTAATTTTTGCtctatttgtggaaatattgggCATCTGCTTGCTACTTGTTGTGTTGCTGCAAGGGATATTAAGTGTGGGCATGTGGTTGAGATGGAAAGTGCATGA
- the LOC139190943 gene encoding uncharacterized protein has translation MAQPVPVEQPTLTAQPAPAEQPTLVTQLTPDEQPTPVAQPTPVEQPTLTTQPALAEQPTLMTHQAPDEQPIPVAQPVPVEQPTLTAQPISAEQPTFVTQPAPDEQFTPVAQPTLVEQPTLTAQPALVAQPAPMAFQAA, from the coding sequence atggcccagcctgttcctgtcgagcagcccactctcacggcccaacctgctcctgccgagcagcctaCTCTTGTGACCCAGCTTACTCcagacgagcagcccactcccgtggcccagcctactcctgtcgagcagcccactctcacgacCCAACCTGCTCTTGCCGAGCAGCCTACTCTCATGACCCATCAAGCTCCTGacgagcagcccattcccgtggcccagcctgttcctgtcgagcagcccactctcacggcccaacctatttctgccgagcagcccactttcgtgacccagcctgctcccgatgaGCAGttcactcccgtggcccagcctactctagtcgagcagcccactctcaccgcccagcctgctctcgtggcccagcctgctccgatggctttccaagcagcatAA